DNA from Cyprinus carpio isolate SPL01 chromosome B3, ASM1834038v1, whole genome shotgun sequence:
ttgagatttgttggtgggtttttgttaaatgtgagccaaaatcatcacaattaaaagaaccaaagactttaactacttcagtctgtgtgcattgaatttatttaatacacgagtttcacaatttgagttgaattactgaaaataaattaacttttcaattacattctaatttattgagatgcacctgtatatttcaCCACAAACagagtgtaagtctgtgggaaacactgtaaTGCATGACATAACAAATGGAGGTAACATCTCAGCTGCACTTGAAGGTagcattagtattttttttttctggttatgtGACCTCAACCAATCTTTATGTCAAATAAAACCACTTAAATAAGAACACTCATAATACACtcttcaaaaaatataattcatatctTTAGAGTttggcattttaataaatatcaaatgaGGTTATTCAATATTTGAGATTGAAAACTAACCTATTTtttcctcagtatcttcttgtttcaGACTGAAAACTTCTTCAATCCTGatctcttcactctcctctttaataaacgccatctttatAATAGTGTCACACGGATCTCAGTTGCTTCACCAGGAGTTTTTCTATGTTTGGACAATCTgtcatgattaaaataagaagaaaaaaaattagcagaaagaaaaatatatccaGATTAAATCTCTGGGTGCATCTCAGTCACCTCCCTAGTTTAGTAGTCAGTGCACGTGTAAGGGAGTCAGTCAGAGCCATATTTAATGGCCCTGAACGGCctgattatcaaaaaaataataacattaataataatagcactacaaatcaataaaataacactaaacatACAGACACTTCATATGCATTTGTTTAGGTACTGAATGACctgtacattacatttattagattacactttaaaggggacctatttaTGCCCCCttttacaatatgtaaaataagtctctgatgtccccagagtgtgtatgtcaagttttagctcaaaataccgtacagataatgttttatatatagctTGTTGAATTTTGCCACATTTAGGGTATGAGCCAGAAcgcactgtttttgtgtttgtccatttaaatgcaaatgagctggtgctcccgcctcccttttcagacGAGAGTGGAGCTTCTAGAGCTTGTGCTCCAGCATGACAGCAATAACAAAACAGAACGTTCTCACGCACTGAAAATGTCAGAAACTGCAAGTGGTGGTGTTCAGCCATATATGTATGAACTGGAATTGGACAGTGAAAGAGACTGTAGAAGAAGTGACCACACATAGAATGCAACAGGAAGTTGAATGGTTAGTTAGCAGGCAAAGCAAGAAGACGATGCCTCATGCACCTGCTCCTGagaacagttcagacattgcgtgaatcagaggtaaaaaactatataaatacggttcagtttcttgcacagactgatcgttttgtgtctttacacataaatgtatcatcatgagctgcagggtttaattcgttttttttgtctgtgtgtattttttattttttttatttttattgtatgtttaagcCGTGATTCCCCATCCACTTcgattataagactgatagactgcaactgtttgtgttaaaaatcttgggtgaaatatccctttaagtgtcacTGAATACTGTTTGAAAATTGTAATGCAAGGCCGATAATACTATATTTACATCTACAATCAACCTCCACATACTGACCtaacaaaagtaaaaacataactaTATTCTTATTTGCAACCATGAAATTGGCAACTTATATGGCAGAAcaaacttaatatttattaatgtcataACAATATACTCTGAAAATACAAGTGATTATTTcacaatttgtataaaaaaattgtGGAGGAATCTTACTTTGTGCTTGTAATCAAATGCAGATTCtgcaaaaactgtaaacaaactaGTGAATATTTGACATTTTGTATACAAAAGAAAGAACATCAGCAGTCTTAGATTGTGCTTATGAACAACTGAATATTTAACAGTCTGTATAGAAATATAAGAAAGTACAAGATGAATCATAGACTGTTTTTGTATGCAAAACAAAGAtactaatgaaaaataaatgcttatGTCTCCATTGACCAAGTGCCTGTGTTTTAGTCGTTACAGGTTTCTGGCATATCGCTCCTTTGTGAGCTGGTGCTGGAGTTTCCTTGGCTGTCAGGTACGTGTCGTGATTCTAGCCTATGCGGTTATGAGGATTCGCCGTGAGTTTCCAGATGATCGGGGCAGATATGTTGGTTTCAGACCAGCTGTTGATTAAATCTGGACACCATGGTGGAGATGACCTCCTCCTTGTCTGGCCACTCATACTCTACACACAGGTCTGGTGGTATGGCTATCTTCAGTACCTCATCCATGTATGAAGCAGGGTCCACAAAAACATGCTCAAATATTAGGTCCTGCAGGTCATCCAAGTACCCTGtgcaataatacaaaatttatttgtaaatagtaAACTGTTGTACCCTTACTAACAAGAAAACGTGCAATAACAatgttaatttctattttaatttataataataataataataataataaaaaataaaaaataaagttactgAATGTTAGCGGTCTAGTCTTCACTTGTTTGACTGTGCATTGTCCTTTCCTGGCCTTTGGAAAGTTCACTTTGAATAGTGGACGTCCTGTTGATGATGTTGCTTGTGCACGGCCAACATTTTCATTATAATGCAATGCAGCCAGGTATAATCTGCAAGCGCACAGACACAATTCAGGAAAACAGCCTATACTGctgtaaagttattttaatggCGATTACTTCACCTGCACAACATTCCAAGGAATGGGAACACCACATTTTTTGGGGCAAAGCGTAGAATGACGCTATGAAACGAATCAAAAGGTGAAGTCTGGTGATGCGGACTCAGTTTGGTGACGTCCTTCAAAATCCGCTTGTTTGTCATGACTTTCTCCAGCTTGTAGAATGCCTGAGTCCCTAtgaaaaaggattaaaaaaaactggattacttacaaatacttattttaattgtAGGTTATTTATACTTGTACTGACAGTCCCTTAATTTTGTAAATGGTGTgttgcaaaaatgtattatttttcacagTATCATACCGGCAACAAGCCACTTGTTTCCGTCTCTGCTTCTCTTTTGAGGATGTAGACAAGCAGGAAAGTTTGGATCctcatgtgtgtgtatgtcccTGACATGGTTCAGAATCGAGCTCCATTTAGCCACTCTTTCTGGTCCAGTGATTGAAGATGCTGCAGTCCAGTAAATGTGGTTTTTAATGCTTCTCAGCCATTCCCTTAATTTTTCACAGTCTTTCAACTTGCAAATGTTTTCAAGTTGCCTCCCAATCCCTGTAAATGAAATCATAGACACATTTAACCACTGAGAGTAAATACAGTTATGCTCAGAGTTTGCTATCACAATTTCTTAAATGTCGTATTACACCTACTTATAAAACCATGTTATTGAATGTGTACgttttataagaaataaaaccTTTTTCGATGCGCCACACATCATAGAACTGGTTGATGTTACGTTCTCGGAGGAATTTTTGTATTTGTGGGTGGCGGTCAGTTACGATACACTCAAGAGTAACACCACGAGCTTCCAACAGGGCAAGGCTCCTCTGTAATCCTTCTTTTTCCATATGGTAGCGTCCTCCCACTTCGTTACTCTGATATAAACAAGTGGTGAACAAAACAATCATCTGAGAGTGAAAAACatgtaattcaaaatgtaattgtttttcaaTACTGATGTGTCTTCTCTCCCACCTGAACCAGTTGTATGTCCACAACGGTGTTGGTCTGAAGGTCCATCAAGGTATAGCTTCCAAACTTTACAGAGTGACCTTTGAAAGTAATATCACACAAAGCATTATTACAACGTGTGCATTGATTTCAGTTCAGTTAGATGCTACCAGTCTATGTATATTCAGCTTCATTATCCAGGAAAGTACCCGAACATCCATGCATCCTTCTTATTTATAACTGTGTACCTGGTGAGTCAGCCCTCATATCACCTCCAACGATGACCCTTTCCCTTTCGCTCAGGCGATGTAGCGTCTCATTCTGCCAATGCATCCACTTGTACACTATAGCTGGCTCAACGTACAATCGGGACTGGCGCCGAAAGGTATCATACTTAAAAAGCTGCAGATTCATAATAGTACATATCTGGTGACAGAAAGAGCAGACAAGACGATGTTGcacattattaatgtaaaataatacactTTTACATGGTAATGTGTGCAGACAAACAGTTAATAAGAACTTGTTAATGTACTTGATATTTCACTTACTTTTTCTAGTTTGTAGAATGAAGCCCCGCAAAGATAGACTGCAGCAGAAATATGGAGGTTCCCGGCTGGTGTGCTGCCTTGTACTGGCTGGCTGCTCCATTTCCGTGAATATTTACAGTTGTGGCAGAGTTGTTCAACTCGTACAAAAGTTCCGATCCTTTGAGAACGCACAGAACAGCTCTGCTTGCAAACTGGGCACACCTCAAACAGCTCCATAATGCAATTTTCGTACACtatgtattttctgattttatgAATGGGACAAGATGCTTGAGCACTAAGAAACAAAAACACGTATTGGGTaagcaatattaaaaaacaaaaatcacaaaatataataataataataaaaacttctgAACCAGGGGTGTTAAACTTAGACCCAGAAGGGACAACCGGCACACCTGAAGTTTTTAAATGAGCCTTCGGGACTTGATTAGCTGGCTCAAGTGTATTTAATATTGATTGCAGGTAAACTCTGCAGTGTTGTGGCCAACAAGGAACCGAGTTCGACACCCTTGTTCTAAACCATATGCACGGTTTTGTAACTTACGACATGTCTGCTGTCTCCGTTAAAGTTGTGTCCGTCTCTGCAGGATCAAATGTAGAATCTTGTTCTTCAGGTGCTACTATAGATGATGTGTCCATTAGGGTTTTTTCGTCATCCTCTTCCTCCAGTTCCACACGAGGTCTCTTTGGTGGCCTCTTTATATGTGCAGAGGACATAAATGTTACACCAGCTGCTGGTGAAAACGAACTGTCAATGTCCAAAAAATTATCTGTCGACTGGACACCTGTAATGTACAAAGTAGTTGTCTTAGTGTTATGTGACACTGATTGTGTAACAAGACCAGTTATAGGTCCTCTGTATAAGCAGTATCATGTAATGCATAAACATACCTGTTCTCCTGTAGTGAGCATGAAGCGTCTTCACTGATAACTGAGTACCAACAGACTTGGTCAGCGGTTTTTCGTCTGTCTGGCAAGCAATATCCCTTGTTTGGCTGCTCTGTTCTGATGTGCTggcctttgcaaataaacactccactGTCAGTACAAGCCTgatatctttacagaaaacatacttgatttaaaaatcagtcacctgattgtactgtgcataataaataagcatttatgaattacacagacggCGCAcagataaaaataacaacatagcTGGTCTCATGGTGCCATTGCGTGCTATCACAAACTTTATAAGTCCTCCATTTGCTTATGAGCTTGACAAATTCAAGCGgtcgacttcacattgctttcatatgcaattttaaaggggtcatatgatgtttgtggttcaaggttaaaaaaacacattattatccacatactgtacattattgttgctcctctatgccccgccttctgaaacgctaGATTTttcaaagctcatcagtctgaaaagcgaggta
Protein-coding regions in this window:
- the LOC109060255 gene encoding uncharacterized protein LOC109060255 isoform X1, whose product is MPPKRFRCSVAGCMNPHSSLHLLPKSEPLKTRWINFVFKENAPSTLPKFIYVCANHFTDCFVNEGQYKAGFAQKLLLKDGAVPTVRDPATPPEDASTSEQSSQTRDIACQTDEKPLTKSVGTQLSVKTLHAHYRRTGVQSTDNFLDIDSSFSPAAGVTFMSSAHIKRPPKRPRVELEEEDDEKTLMDTSSIVAPEEQDSTFDPAETDTTLTETADMSAQASCPIHKIRKYIVYENCIMELFEVCPVCKQSCSVRSQRIGTFVRVEQLCHNCKYSRKWSSQPVQGSTPAGNLHISAAVYLCGASFYKLEKICTIMNLQLFKYDTFRRQSRLYVEPAIVYKWMHWQNETLHRLSERERVIVGGDMRADSPGHSVKFGSYTLMDLQTNTVVDIQLVQSNEVGGRYHMEKEGLQRSLALLEARGVTLECIVTDRHPQIQKFLRERNINQFYDVWRIEKGIGRQLENICKLKDCEKLREWLRSIKNHIYWTAASSITGPERVAKWSSILNHVRDIHTHEDPNFPACLHPQKRSRDGNKWLVAGTQAFYKLEKVMTNKRILKDVTKLSPHHQTSPFDSFHSVILRFAPKNVVFPFLGMLCRLYLAALHYNENVGRAQATSSTGRPLFKVNFPKARKGQCTVKQVKTRPLTFRYLDDLQDLIFEHVFVDPASYMDEVLKIAIPPDLCVEYEWPDKEEVISTMVSRFNQQLV
- the LOC109060255 gene encoding uncharacterized protein LOC109060255 isoform X3 — its product is MSSAHIKRPPKRPRVELEEEDDEKTLMDTSSIVAPEEQDSTFDPAETDTTLTETADMSAQASCPIHKIRKYIVYENCIMELFEVCPVCKQSCSVRSQRIGTFVRVEQLCHNCKYSRKWSSQPVQGSTPAGNLHISAAVYLCGASFYKLEKICTIMNLQLFKYDTFRRQSRLYVEPAIVYKWMHWQNETLHRLSERERVIVGGDMRADSPGHSVKFGSYTLMDLQTNTVVDIQLVQSNEVGGRYHMEKEGLQRSLALLEARGVTLECIVTDRHPQIQKFLRERNINQFYDVWRIEKGIGRQLENICKLKDCEKLREWLRSIKNHIYWTAASSITGPERVAKWSSILNHVRDIHTHEDPNFPACLHPQKRSRDGNKWLVAGTQAFYKLEKVMTNKRILKDVTKLSPHHQTSPFDSFHSVILRFAPKNVVFPFLGMLCRLYLAALHYNENVGRAQATSSTGRPLFKVNFPKARKGQCTVKQVKTRPLTFRYLDDLQDLIFEHVFVDPASYMDEVLKIAIPPDLCVEYEWPDKEEVISTMVSRFNQQLV
- the LOC109060255 gene encoding uncharacterized protein LOC109060255 isoform X2; this encodes MPPKRFRCSVAGCMNPHSSLHLLPKSEPLKTRWINFVFKENAPSTLPKFIYVCANHFTDCFVNEGQYKAGFAQKLLLKDGAVPTVRDPATPPEDASTSEQSSQTRDIACQTDEKPLTKSVGTQLSVKTLHAHYRRTGVQSTDNFLDIDSSFSPAAGVTFMSSAHIKRPPKRPRVELEEEDDEKTLMDTSSIVAPEEQDSTFDPAETDTTLTETADMSAQASCPIHKIRKYIVYENCIMELFEVCPVCKQSCSVRSQRIGTFVRVEQLCHNCKYSRKWSSQPVQGSTPAGNLHISAAVYLCGASFYKLEKICTIMNLQLFKYDTFRRQSRLYVEPAIVYKWMHWQNETLHRLSERERVIVGGDMRADSPGHSVKFGSYTLMDLQTNTVVDIQLVQSNEVGGRYHMEKEGLQRSLALLEARGVTLECIVTDRHPQIQKFLRERNINQFYDVWRIEKGIGRQLENICKLKDCEKLREWLRSIKNHIYWTAASSITGPERVAKWSSILNHVRDIHTHEDPNFPACLHPQKRSRDGNKWLVAGTQAFYKLEKVMTNKRILKDVTKLSPHHQTSPFDSFHSVILRFAPKNVVFPFLGMLCRLYLAALHYNENVGRAQATSSTGRPLFKVNFPKARKGQCTVKQGTWMTCRT